From Podospora bellae-mahoneyi strain CBS 112042 chromosome 3, whole genome shotgun sequence, the proteins below share one genomic window:
- the TFS1 gene encoding carboxypeptidase Y inhibitor (MEROPS:MER0018285; EggNog:ENOG503P2W6; COG:S), with product MMTLTSLLLQLFILIGPFAAGATVIVNEQHPLPKIGNSIWNTQDDVQKALQDAEIIPTVIDDFLPSLLMNATWSSHHHTHADLGNTLEPSLLESAPSVKLMASKPTLWKKGVTYVITMTDPDAPSRDDPKWSEFCHWIAIGVPTSSGISPTFSDEIMRYKPPSPPEKTGKHRYVLLAFAPANGTTEKLHLSRPNARKHWGYEVGDDGDKDTKGVREWAAENGLVPVGANFFYAQNKKH from the exons ATGATGACATTGACCAGCCTCCTATTGCAACTCTTTATACTCATTGGGCcctttgctgctggggcgaCTGTTATTGTCAACGAGCAGCATCCTCTCCCGAAGATCGGTAATAGTATCTGGAATACGCAAGACGATGTACAGAAAGC GCTCCAGGATGCCGAAATCATCCCTACTG TCATTGACGATTTTCTTCCTTCACTTTTGATGAATGCCACATGgtcttcccatcatcacactCACGCCGACCTTGGCAACACCCTCGAACCTTCCCTGCTCGAATCAGCCCCTTCAGTAAAACTGATGGCATCCAAGCCTACCCTCTGGAAGAAAGGCGTTACTTACGTTATCACCATGACGGATCCGGATGCTCCGTCGCGCGATGATCCGAAATGGTCCGAGTTTTGCCATTGGATCGCAATAGGCGTGCCGACCTCATCTGGGATTAGCCCCACCTTTTCTGATGAGATCATGAGGTACAagcctccatcaccgcccgaGAAGACTGGGAAACACCGGTATGTTCTGTTGGCATTTGCCCCCGCCAACGGTACTACTGAAAAGCTGCACTTGTCGCGGCCGAATGCAAGAAAGCATTGGGGATATgaggttggcgatgatggagaCAAAGACACGAAAGGGGTGAGAGAATGGGCTGCAGAGAATGGGCTTGTTCCTGTTG GTGCCAATTTCTTCTATGCTCAAAACAAGAAGCACTGA
- a CDS encoding hypothetical protein (COG:E; EggNog:ENOG503NWYP): protein MGDTTSDLPTCGRTRSEPVKFGRALRDSEFLFDPSYRNLNHGSFGTIPSHIRNLMRQYQDQAEAKPDPFIRYTYPQLLDESRAAVAKLLGVPTETCVFVSNATMGVNTVLRNIIWNKDGKDEILYFETIYGGCAKTVDYVVEYNRGLVHSRCVPILYPCPDGDIVENFEKAVQEVEKEGRRVRLALFDVVSSNPGVRFPFEAITASCKRHGILSLVDGAQGIGMVKLNNLGEVDPDFFVSNCHKWLHVPRGCAVFYVPLRNQGLIRSTVPTSHGFEAAELQGGNLKRVNPLPPNGKGYFVNGFQFVGTVDNAPYLCVKDAIKWREEVLGGEVRIRDELIKMAREGGRLVAEALGTEVLDNKEGTMSACAMTNVALPLPAEDIEASGEEPAVHSYVLGTLMEEYQTFVAVFVYQGRWWARLSAQVYLDLQDFKWVGGVLKDVCDRVVRGEYKESKVPDTSV, encoded by the exons ATGGGCGACACCACTTCAGATTTACCCACATGCGGCCGGACCAGGTCTGAACCTGTCAAGTTTGGCCGCGCCCTTCGCGACTCTGAATTCTTGTTCGATCCTTCGTACCGCAATCTCAACCACG GCTCATTTggcaccatcccctcccacatccgCAACTTGATGAGGCAATATCAAGACCAAGCAGAAGCGAAGCCCGATCCCTTCATCCGATATACATACCCTCAGCTCCTCGATGAGTCCCGCGCTGCCGTGGCCAAGCTTTTGGGTGTCCCAACGGAGACATGCGTCTTTGTGTCCAACGCCACCATGGGCGTCAACACGGTGCTCCGTAACATCATATGGAACAAGGATGGGAAAGACGAGATCCTGTACTTTGAGACTATCTACGGCGGGTGTGCAAAGACGGTGGATTATGTGGTGGAGTACAACCGTGGATTGGTTCACAGTCGATGTGTGCCCATTCTATACCCCTGTCCAGACGGGGATATCGTTGAGAATTTTGAGAAAGCGGTGCaagaggtggaaaaggaggggaggagagtcAGGCTCGCGCTGTTTGATGTGGTCAGCTCGAATCCCGGGGTCCGGTTCCCTTTCGAAGCCATCACTGCTTCATGCAAGAGGCATGGGATTCTATCGCTCGTTGATGGCGCGCAGGGGATAGGCATGGTAAAGCTTAATAACCTCGGCGAGGTTGATCCAGATTTTTTTGTGTCCAACTGTCACAAGTGGTTGCATGTGCCGAGGGGTTGTGCGGTCTTTTACGTCCCTTTGAGGAATCAAGGACTGATCAGATCGACGGTGCCGACTTCGCATGGGTTTGAGGCGGCTGAACTGCAGGGTGGGAACTTGAAAAGGGTGAACCCGCTGCCGCCCAATGGGAAGGGCTATTTTGTGAACGGCTTTCAGTTTGTGGGGACGGTGGATAACGCGCCTTACCTGTGTGTCAAAGACGCGATCAAGTGGAGGGAGGAagttcttggtggtgaggtgagaaTTAGAGACGAGCTGATCAAGATGGCAAGGGAAGGGGGCAGGCTGGTGGCGGAGGCGTTGGGAACTGAGGTATTGGATAACAAGGAGGGAACGATGTCTGCATGCGCCATGACCAATGTGGCGTTGCCTTTACCGGCAGAGGATATCGAGGCAAGTGGAGAGGAACCAGCAGTTCATTCCTACGTCCTCGGCACGCTCATGGAGGAGTATCAGACTTTTGTAGCAGTCTTTGTCTATcagggaaggtggtgggcCAGACTCAGCGCGCAGGTTTACCTTGACTTGCAGGACTTTAagtgggttggaggagtgtTGAAGGATGTTTGTGAC